The nucleotide sequence TCGGCGTGCCGGTGCGGGGTATGTGACGGCGGCGCCGACGCCGTGGACGTAGGTTCTGGTGTCATGGCTTCTCGATTCCGGTCGGCTGGTGAAGGGGCAGTGCAACCTGGACTACGTGGGCGGTGGGCCTGGCGGAGGTCAGCATCCTGAGGCGCCAGACGGCCATCAGGGCAGCAGTGGCCTGCGCGGCGGAGCAGAGAACGGAGACGCCGGTGAGGCCGAACTGTTGGGCGGTGAAGGCGGCCGGGGCGACGATGAGGACAGCGGCGGACACCGCCACTGCCGTAGCTTCGGCGATGCGGCCCTCGGCCCGGCACAGGCCGAAGTAGATCTGGGTGACGCAACTCAGCAGCAGAGCCGGCACCAGGATGGGGAGCAGGATCGCTGCCGCGGCGTACTCCGGTCCAAGGACACGAAGAAGGAACGGGCCGACGGCCAGCAGCAGCACTCCGGTTACCAGCGTGAGGCCGAGGCTGGCCTTGAGCGCCGTGGAGATAAGCCCCGACCGGGACCTGCCGCTGGCCAGTGCGGTCTGCAGGGAGAGCCCTGCCGACTGCGGTACAAAGAACACTGCGGAGGCCATCATCCACACCATGTACCAGGAAGCCGTTGCGGCATGGCCGAGGACGGCGGCGACGATCAGCGGAAGGAGGTAGCCGGGGGCATGGTCGGCGAGCATCAGCGCATGGTTGGGCAGGCCCGGCTTCAGCAGCCGCAGGGCCGGACCGGGTCTGAGCCCGTGTTTCCAGTCCGGCGCCACCCCGGCACGCCTGAGCTGGCGCAGGCCGAGGATCACGCTGGCTGCGGCGCCGGCGCCAACTGCTCCGACCACCACGGCTACTTCCCGGATTCCGGTGGCCAGCGCAAAACCCAGTACTGCCAGCTGCACCACGCTCTGGGCAAGGCTCCTGACGAGAGCGCGGTCGGCACGTTCCTGTGCCACGCCCACATGATCCAGCTGGTACGCGAATGCGGCGAACAAGGCAGTCGTGGCGAACAACGGCGTCATGAGCGGATCATGCCAGGCCAGCCCCAGGCCGGACCCCAGCACATAGGTCACGCCAATGATGGCGCCGGCCAGAACAAGTGTGGAAACCCCGACGCTGAGAAAACTGCCGGCAATCAGCCGCCGGCCGCCGTCGGACTGTTCGGGAAGCAGGGTCAGGGTGGCCTGCCCTACTCCCAGCATTCCCAGCTGCACCGTCAGGTGCGCCGCAGCCGCAACGGCGGAACCCATGCCCAGCTGCTCGGGTGGCAACATGAGGGCTGCCACTGCCCAAAACAGGAACCCGATGGCCATCGGTGCCACCCGCGCCGCGGTCAGCCAGGCCGCGTTCCCGCCCACGGAGAGACCGGTGCCGGGCGGGCGCAGGAGTTCCCCGAACATCGATCTGTAGTTGTACACGAGGAAGCAGACCCAGTAGGCGAGGAAACGGGGTGCCTGCAGCAGCGACAAGCCGACGCCCCGGATCGTGGCCAGCAGCGGCAACACCAACAGCCAGCCGGCGCGGCCGGGGTGCTTGCGGATGGTGCGTGCGAGCCCGGCTCCGTCCTGGAGCCACTGGTCACGCGCGGTGTCGAAGGAGTCCGTGAACCGGTGCCGCACAGCTGTGGTGCTGGAAACGCCGAGCCGGTAGCCGGCATCTTCAAGCCGGATCCTGAGCTCGATGTCCTCGCCGGAGCGGAAGGCGTCGTCGAATGGCACGGACAGCAGCACGTTCTTCCGCATGAGCGTGGCGGAGACGCCGAACCACGAGCGGACCCGGCTGTGGATGTGGTGCCAGGCCAGGGCAGCGCCCCAGTACCCGGGCCCATCTGCCTCGCTCACCAGGCCGAACTGCAGGCCGTCGTAGCCGCAGGCCTTGAACTCGTCCAGAAGCCCGGCCAGGGCACCAGGGGGAAGAATGACATCGGCGTCGATCAGCGCAACCAGGTCAGAGCGTGCGCTCTGGACGCCGAGCATCCGTGCTGCCGGAAGCCCGCGGCCCCCGTCAGAGATGACCCGGGCGTCCATGGACTGCGCGATCTCCACCGTATCGTCCGTGGAACAGCCGTCCACCACGATGATCTCCCGCGGATTTTGGGCGCGGATCGATTCCAGGCAATCGCCGATCCAGTGGGCCGCATTGCGCGCGGGAACCACAACGGACACCTCGAGGTTGCTGACGTGGGCACCGCCCATGTCACTCCTCCAGTTTGGAGCCGATCAGGCCCGCAACGTAGTCAGACGTCCGGTCGGCGGACCACGCGGCGGGGATCCTGAGAAGGGAGCACGGCACGCCCTCCAGGGCCCGGCGCACCACGGCTGCCTTCTGGCTGAAGAATTCGTCCAGCGGAACCAGGCCGGTTGCGCCGAGGGCCTCGATCAGCCGCCGCGAGACTACCGGGAGCTCCGAATGGAAGTTTCCGACGATGCGGGAGGTCATCCATTCACGGCTGCGCGTCTCCAGCCGGGCTTCGGATCCGTCGTAGCGTTCCAGGAAGATTGCCAGCCGGGTAGGCGCCGCCGGCGAGATGCCGGCCTGCCCGAAGACGAGTTCCGGATGGACCATCCGGTGTTCGGGGGACCAGCGGCGCGTGAAGGCGGCTGTCTTCGGATAGCGGACGATCACCGGATGGACGGCCGTCGCGAGGTGGGCCACCGTATTCGTGAGCCAGCCCGGGGCGAGGGGTTTGCGGGCACCGCTGAACACCTCGGGGTAGATCCTGCGGTGGTGCGGCTTGAGGAACATCGGCTTCGCATAGCCCAGGAGCATGCCGTCGGCGTCAAGGAACGCCCAGTCATCTGCCATGAACCGCACGCCGGGCATGGCCACAAGTTTGGCAACCGTGCTGGTCTTGCCTACGCCGCCCCACGCGGGAAGGAGGACTCCCGAGCCACGGAAATCCACCACCGCCGCGTGGATCATGGCGGCGTTCTGCGTGATGCAGAGCCGGTCCAGCAGGGGGATGACGGCCGTCAGCAGCTCGCCGCGGCCCCGGACAGAGTAGCCGTCACCGGTTTCCTGCACCTGGACGCGGTCCGCCGGAATGTAGAGCGATTCCGCTGTGAAGCGGTAGGCATCCTCTGCGTGCGACTGTTCGGCCACGTCGGCCGCTTCGGCGCTGACGTGCAGCCGGAGCGGCGCACGGGACGGTCCCAGGAACGGAGCGAGCATGTCCCGCAGCTGTGCTTCGCCGGGTGTTTCGGCGGCCACATCGATGCCAACGAGGCCATGGACATCAAAGCTGGCGCCGGTGGACGGGATCGCGTCCCTCAGCATGTCTTTCTCTGACTGGCTCATGCCCGGTGGCCTCCGGAGGTCTCGGCGGCCCTGGCCGTAGAGGCAGGTGTGTAGTGCGGGTATAT is from Arthrobacter sp. QXT-31 and encodes:
- a CDS encoding glycosyltransferase, with amino-acid sequence MGGAHVSNLEVSVVVPARNAAHWIGDCLESIRAQNPREIIVVDGCSTDDTVEIAQSMDARVISDGGRGLPAARMLGVQSARSDLVALIDADVILPPGALAGLLDEFKACGYDGLQFGLVSEADGPGYWGAALAWHHIHSRVRSWFGVSATLMRKNVLLSVPFDDAFRSGEDIELRIRLEDAGYRLGVSSTTAVRHRFTDSFDTARDQWLQDGAGLARTIRKHPGRAGWLLVLPLLATIRGVGLSLLQAPRFLAYWVCFLVYNYRSMFGELLRPPGTGLSVGGNAAWLTAARVAPMAIGFLFWAVAALMLPPEQLGMGSAVAAAAHLTVQLGMLGVGQATLTLLPEQSDGGRRLIAGSFLSVGVSTLVLAGAIIGVTYVLGSGLGLAWHDPLMTPLFATTALFAAFAYQLDHVGVAQERADRALVRSLAQSVVQLAVLGFALATGIREVAVVVGAVGAGAAASVILGLRQLRRAGVAPDWKHGLRPGPALRLLKPGLPNHALMLADHAPGYLLPLIVAAVLGHAATASWYMVWMMASAVFFVPQSAGLSLQTALASGRSRSGLISTALKASLGLTLVTGVLLLAVGPFLLRVLGPEYAAAAILLPILVPALLLSCVTQIYFGLCRAEGRIAEATAVAVSAAVLIVAPAAFTAQQFGLTGVSVLCSAAQATAALMAVWRLRMLTSARPTAHVVQVALPLHQPTGIEKP